The following proteins are co-located in the Pedobacter sp. FW305-3-2-15-E-R2A2 genome:
- a CDS encoding SIR2 family protein has protein sequence MLIDEILSKFIDSGPRSYYSFETFILNLLKIHIEGLGKKFTISNNIRIPGDAIADEGFDDFKGRTLIDVKLNLDRISPKIFIEQFQNRLNRWEILPEIKNILIINGRPISGKSKTIILNELQVLAGDLQITLWEPEDINRIVSKHRKEANKIASNLFSLRLESAVKKDNRNWKEERDEKIEQLKEFYERGQFSMFLGAGVSSSAGMPDWNTLLNSLFVSYLSNEFTDSESISDDDIKQIVSRLNEVDEPSALMAARYLRKGLSKERTEVKIFTDTITDNLYKLRNKSKNISSDLIQSISNLCMPRRTGAKVRSVVTYNFDDLIERELDRKSISHHSIYTDNELSDPDELPIYHVHGFLPEDKSKYDLLDKTTLVFSEEGYHQIYSDSYHWSNLVQLYNFREYNCLMIGLSMTDPNLRRLLDISARNIESSRHFTFLKRISIDDFCYFTDKKSKEKKQIVQNIKGAEQFLNRHHKLNEELMKELGVSILWYTNYDEIPDILNKINVK, from the coding sequence ATGTTGATAGACGAAATTTTGTCAAAATTTATTGATTCAGGGCCAAGAAGTTACTATTCATTTGAAACTTTTATCCTTAACTTATTAAAAATACATATAGAAGGACTAGGTAAAAAATTTACAATTTCTAATAATATTAGAATCCCGGGAGATGCAATTGCAGATGAAGGATTTGATGATTTTAAGGGAAGAACTCTAATAGATGTCAAATTAAATTTGGACAGAATTTCTCCTAAAATTTTCATTGAACAATTTCAAAATAGATTAAATAGGTGGGAAATTCTACCTGAAATAAAAAATATTTTAATAATAAACGGGAGGCCTATATCTGGGAAGTCCAAAACGATAATTTTAAATGAATTGCAAGTTCTGGCCGGTGATTTACAAATCACATTATGGGAACCTGAGGATATCAATAGAATTGTTTCCAAGCATCGAAAGGAAGCTAATAAGATTGCGAGTAATCTATTCTCTTTAAGGTTAGAAAGTGCTGTAAAAAAAGACAATAGAAATTGGAAGGAAGAGAGGGATGAGAAGATCGAACAATTAAAAGAATTTTACGAAAGAGGTCAATTCTCAATGTTTCTAGGGGCTGGTGTTTCGAGTAGTGCTGGTATGCCAGACTGGAATACGTTATTAAACTCTTTATTTGTATCTTACCTTTCCAATGAATTTACGGATTCTGAATCCATATCAGATGACGATATTAAACAAATTGTAAGTAGATTAAATGAGGTGGATGAGCCTTCTGCGTTAATGGCTGCGAGATATTTGAGAAAAGGGTTATCGAAAGAAAGAACAGAGGTGAAGATTTTCACAGATACCATTACGGATAACTTATATAAATTAAGAAACAAATCAAAAAATATAAGTTCTGATTTAATCCAATCAATATCAAATTTATGCATGCCAAGAAGAACTGGAGCAAAGGTTAGGTCTGTTGTGACATATAACTTTGACGATTTGATAGAACGAGAACTTGATCGAAAATCAATTAGTCATCATAGTATTTATACTGATAACGAATTATCTGACCCGGATGAATTACCTATTTATCATGTCCATGGATTTTTGCCGGAAGATAAGTCAAAATATGATCTTTTAGATAAAACCACTCTAGTGTTTTCTGAAGAAGGTTATCATCAAATTTATTCTGATTCTTATCACTGGTCAAACTTAGTTCAGCTTTATAATTTTAGAGAATATAATTGTTTAATGATTGGATTATCAATGACAGACCCAAACCTAAGACGTTTGTTAGATATCTCTGCTAGAAATATTGAAAGTAGTAGGCACTTTACATTCTTAAAAAGAATATCCATAGATGATTTTTGTTATTTTACAGATAAAAAGAGTAAGGAAAAAAAGCAAATCGTTCAAAATATTAAAGGAGCTGAACAGTTTTTGAATAGGCATCATAAATTAAATGAAGAATTAATGAAAGAATTAGGAGTTTCAATTCTTTGGTACACTAATTATGATGAAATTCCAGATATCTTGAATAAAATCAACGTAAAGTAG
- a CDS encoding IS256 family transposase encodes MATQEDFDFESFKKEAIAGLYAGKKMTGTDGVLAPMMKHFLESMMTGELEHHISESKLAGHSNRKNGKSKKTVRSLSSGEFELETGRDRLGTFDPKVVPKRQLIITEELEGNILSMYAMGMSTRAMRDYIQEMYAMDISAAEISRITDSVLPAVQEWRNRPLEAVYPFVFLDCMFFKVRVNGVVETRAIYNILGVDIEGKKDVLGLYTAENEGAKFWLSVLTDLKTRGVEDILIACIDELKGFPEAVEAVFPKTRVQLCIVHQIRCSMRYVPEKDKKAVMADMKPIYQANNEQLGYEKLLEFEEKWGTKYPLSCKSWLDNWVNLSAFFEYDQGIRKIIYTTNPIEGVHRQIRKITKTKGAFSSEQALMKLMYLVIKNISKKWTMPIHNWGPAFSQLYIKFGDRILQENKGF; translated from the coding sequence ATGGCAACACAAGAAGACTTTGATTTCGAAAGCTTCAAAAAGGAAGCTATAGCTGGCTTATATGCCGGGAAGAAAATGACTGGCACGGATGGGGTACTAGCCCCGATGATGAAACACTTTCTGGAATCTATGATGACCGGAGAGCTGGAGCACCACATTTCAGAAAGTAAGCTAGCCGGTCATTCCAACCGTAAGAACGGGAAAAGTAAGAAGACGGTTCGCAGCTTGAGCTCGGGAGAGTTTGAATTGGAAACCGGTCGGGACCGCCTGGGCACTTTTGACCCTAAGGTTGTCCCCAAACGCCAACTGATCATTACAGAAGAACTGGAAGGGAACATCCTCTCGATGTATGCAATGGGGATGAGTACGCGTGCTATGCGTGATTATATCCAGGAAATGTACGCCATGGATATTTCTGCAGCTGAGATCTCACGCATTACTGACAGCGTACTACCAGCCGTGCAGGAATGGCGCAACAGACCCTTAGAAGCAGTTTACCCCTTTGTCTTCCTGGATTGCATGTTCTTTAAGGTCAGGGTAAATGGTGTAGTGGAAACCCGTGCGATCTACAATATCCTGGGTGTGGATATTGAAGGCAAAAAAGATGTTTTGGGGCTTTATACGGCTGAAAACGAAGGCGCCAAATTCTGGCTTTCGGTACTCACTGATCTAAAAACGCGTGGTGTTGAAGATATCCTGATCGCCTGCATTGATGAACTAAAGGGCTTCCCTGAAGCTGTAGAGGCTGTCTTTCCAAAGACCAGGGTACAGCTTTGCATTGTTCACCAGATCCGCTGTTCTATGCGCTATGTTCCTGAGAAAGATAAAAAGGCAGTAATGGCCGATATGAAGCCAATCTATCAGGCGAATAATGAACAGCTGGGATATGAAAAATTGCTGGAGTTCGAAGAGAAATGGGGGACGAAATATCCCCTGAGTTGTAAGTCCTGGCTGGACAACTGGGTAAACCTTTCTGCATTCTTTGAATACGATCAAGGGATCCGTAAGATTATTTACACCACCAATCCGATTGAGGGCGTACACCGCCAAATCCGCAAAATCACCAAGACCAAGGGGGCTTTTTCTTCTGAGCAGGCACTGATGAAACTCATGTACCTGGTCATCAAAAATATCAGTAAGAAATGGACGATGCCAATCCATAATTGGGGACCGGCATTTTCACAACTTTATATTAAATTTGGTGACAGAATTCTTCAAGAGAATAAAGGATTCTGA